In Theileria parva strain Muguga chromosome 4 map unlocalized ctg_529, whole genome shotgun sequence, one DNA window encodes the following:
- a CDS encoding LsmAD domain protein: protein MYNTMNTVVSSGNSNSYKHDKKAIFLYKLNEERWAYIMSCLIDKEVVVNLENGSEIKGTFNSFDPGSRGTNRAVDIALNPNPASEDENLRTKPTIVYGNEYHFFTSRQISRNLFKQREHRPNSSRKPSYGKFKTDSEISSTKPIKVNSVLTEWRSTESVNESQLVELEKTQSEEWDQFETNNKEYGVVSTFDENLYTTSLNLSEIPDSVREKADQIATEIENNPETNFAQIESTLEDEDVANIEVKPPPKPQKESRKRDKNTSRSRSKTLSHEPPTEKMAEVVHPQETEKPEMERQQSSRSKHDKHFSHQIGVNALNIEPAHQRNDAFGSFTDRKQRHSVESEKQNKSFDKTERQERSERAERSEKSVERAEKMERDRPERLDKPELPSEKPERVVDSLERVDKFERPDKPIERADKYDRAEKIDRSDRLERHERYDRQDRFDRYERFERPERGDKLDRMERGDRFERHDRTDTRERSDLSPSFQRNEERTIMDTDSMRYTKQQGQYQPPKPPKSDSDHQKKSFKFNPNASSFTPGITTDKPATTRDHEFQTPTVTPKVTLPRRTEFRPFKQLSRFPRLDLREFRASNSSRFTDPGYEERWAGNGSVSYRDILGDLNPLHLQTMQMRPPHHVITHPQMPPVIFPMGPQLAYPPYTMGSLPVGMVHYGPQLHPRLYNGVQYAPVIPNHVMPRRNHMPANQHYPPMNMNMNMLYKQSQPQSMPKDQYLKSRSSDGFDDKQKGYGNNSKQIAKR, encoded by the exons ATGTACAACACCATGAATACAGTCGTTTCATCAGGGAATTCTAATTCATATAAGCATGACAAAAAAGCAATATTTCTTTATAAACTCAACGAGGAGAGATGGGCCTACATCATGTCCTGCTTGATC GACAAGGAAGTCGTTGTTAACCTTGAAAATGGGTCAGAAATAAAGGGAACATTTAACTCGTTCGACCCAGGAAGTAGGGGCACGAACAGAGCAGTTGACATTGCATTAAACCCAAACCCTGCCTCA GAGGATGAAAATCTACGCACTAAGCCAACCATAGTCTATGGAAATGAGTACCATTTTTTCACCTCCCGCCAAATTAGCAGAAATTTGTTCAAGCAAAGGGAACACAGACCCAATTCCTCAAGAAAGCCATCTTATGGAAAGTTTAAGACTGATTCAGAAATATCTTCCACCAAACCCATTAAAGTTAACTCGGTATTGACGGAGTGGAGATCAACAgaat CCGTCAACGAATCTCAACTTGTTGAACTCGAAAAAACACAATCTGAAGAGTGGGACCAATTTGA GACTAACAACAAGGAGTATGGAGTTGTATCAACCTTTGATGAGAATCTGTATACCACATCCCTTAACCTTAGCGAAATCCCGGATAGTGTGAGGGAAAAGGCAGACCAGATTGCAACTGAAATTGAGAATAACCCAGAAACTAATTTCGCTCAGATCGAGTCAACTTTAGAAGACGAGGATGTTGCGAACATCGAAGTTAAACCCCCTCCAAAGCCTCAAAAGGAATCCAGGAAAAGAGATAAAAACACCTCAAGATCAAGGTCTAAAACCTTATCACATGAGCCTCCAACTGAAAAGATGGCTGAAGTTGTCCACCCtcaag aaaCTGAGAAACCAGAAATGGAGAGGCAACAATCATCAAGATCCAAACACGACAAGCACTTTTCACACCAAATC GGAGTTAACGCACTTAACATCGAGCCTGCCCACCAAAGAAATGATGCATTTGGATCCTTTACAGACAGAAAGCAAAGGCATTCAGTAGAATCtgaaaaacaaaataaGAGTTTTGACAAAACTGAACGTCAAGAAAGATCAGAAAGGGCCGAAAGATCTGAGAAGTCTGTCGAAAGGGCTGAAAAAATGGAAAGAGATAGACCTGAGAGGCTAGATAAACCCGAACTACCAAGTGAAAAGCCAGAAAGAGTAGTTGATAGCCTTGAAAGGGTGGATAAGTTCGAAAGACCAGATAAACCCATTGAAAGAGCAGACAAGTATGATAGGGCTGAAAAAATCGACAGATCTGATAGATTAGAGAGGCATGAAAGGTATGATAGACAAGACCGTTTTGATAGATATGAGAGGTTCGAAAGACCAGAAAGAGGAGACAAATTAGATAGGATGGAGAGGGGTGATAGGTTTGAAAGACATGATAGAACGGATACCCGAGAAAGGAGTGATTTGTCACCATCCTTTCAAAGGAATGAAGAAAGGACTATTATGGATACAGATTCCATGAGGTATACCAAACAACAAGGCCAATATCAACCTCCAAAGCCACCCAAGTCGGATTCAGACCACCAGAAGAAGTCATTTAAGTTTAATCCAAACGCATCGAGCTTTACACCTGGGATTACTACGGATAAACCAGCAACT ACCCGCGATCATGAGTTCCAAACACCAACTGTTACTCCAAAGGTTACTCTGCCGAGAAGAACGGAGTTTAGACCATTCAAACAATTG agTCGATTCCCAAGACTAGATTTAAGAGAGTTCAGAGCTTCTAATAGCTCCAGGTTTACTGACCCAGGATATGAAGAAAGATGGGCAGGAAACGGTAGTGTAAGTTACAGAGATATTTTGGGTGATCTTAACCCACTTCACCTCCAAACTATGCAAATGAGACCACCACATCACGTTATTACACACCCACAAATGCCACCTGTCATATTCCCAATGGGCCCTCAACTCGCTTACCCGCCTTACACCATGGGATCACTACCTGTTGGAATGGTGCACTACGGTCCACAGCTGCATCCGAGATTGTACAACGGTGTCCAGTACGCACCTGTAATACCAAACCATGTCATGCCTCGGAGAAACCACATGCCCGCAAACCAACACTATCCTCCCATGAACATGAACATGAACATGCTGTACAAACAATCTCAACCGCAGTCTATGCCAAAGGACCAGTACCTGAAGTCTCGTAGCAGTGATGGCTTTGACGATAAACAGAAAGGTTACGGAAACAACTCTAAGCAGATCGCAAAAAGATGA
- the era gene encoding small GTP-binding domain protein — protein MIPNEIYRFPCGCFKHLSHRIRHFSIMEYYRSVRPVPPPVETSLTLPCVKKELDTPINDKLVRSTRPYVGPQISTRQPVPLEASTVSWMSPTQPKDPRFLKVALLGLPNSGKSSFLNSILNSTISAVSPKVNTTREDIKGILTIDNCQIVLIDSPGIIASHKRRKFCKDLVRTAWKGFDEADLCLFLVDAVKRPKSDLYNILRVLSGKNPLEEHVEKYQTSSSPDSYETSLDDPFPDDFEDSIDSEEDDEPEDRNGKREVPIALVLNKIDLVSHKKWVKSRVKELKVHGNFCDVFYTSAKYSMGFTPLINFLKLSSKPGPWVYPSDMVTTMSKVKVVEQLVRTYIFCWFNKDVPYKIDQSIIGWTYAENGTLNIEMELYVKSVKVAKMICGIKGRILKQLQKNVAYKLSKMWNEVVFLFIHVKLR, from the exons atgattCCTAATGAAATTTACCGCTTTCCTTGCGGATGTTTCAAACATCTATCGCATCGCATTCGCCATTTCTCTATCATGGAGTACTATAGATCG GTCCGTCCAGTCCCTCCTCCCGTGGAAACCAGTCTAACACTGCCCTGTGTGAAAAAGGAACTAGATACTCCAATAA ATGATAAACTTGTAAGGTCAACAAGACCTTACGTTGGTCCTCAGATATCCACTAGGCAACCGGTCCCTCTTGAA GCTAGTACAGTATCTTGGATGTCTCCAACTCAGCCTAAAGATCCTAGATTTCTAAAAGTTGCTCTTCTTGGCCTTCCAAACTCAG GAAAAAGTTCATTCCTAAACTCTATTTTAAATTCGACAATTTCAGCTGTATCGCCCAAAGTAAACACCACCAG GGAGGATATTAAGGGCATCTTGACTATAGATAACTGCCAAATTGTCCTAATTGACTCACCAG GGATTATCGCATCTCATAAAAGGAGGAAGTTTTGTAAGGACTTGGTCAGGACTGCTTGGAAAGGCTTT GATGAAGCTGACCTTTGTTTGTTTCTGGTGGACGCTGTTAAACGTCCTAAGAGTGATTTGTACAATATTCTGAGGGTTCTTTCTGGCAAGAATCCTTTAGAAGAAC ATGTTGAAAAGTATCAAACCTCCTCAAGTCCTGATTCATATGAAACTTCACTCGATGACCCTTTTCCAGACGATTTTGAAGACAGTATAGATTCCGAAGAGGATGATGAGCCTGAGGATAGAAATGGTAAAAGAGAAGTCCCAATAGCCCTGGTCTTAAACAAG ATAGACCTTGTTTCCCATAAAAAGTGGGTCAAATCTCGAGTTAAGGAGCTGAA GGTCCACGGGAACTTTTGTGATGTTTTTTACACCAGCGCCAAATACTCCATGGGATTCACGCCACTAATCAATTTCCTTAAACTATCTTCCAAGCCAGGACCCTGGGTTTATCCTTCAGATATG GTAACAACTATGAGCAAGGTCAAGGTGGTTGAACAGCTCGTCAG AACTTACATCTTCTGTTGGTTCAACAAGGACGTTCCTTACAAAATTGATCAAAGTATAATAGGCTGGACTTACGCTGAGAACGGTACTCTGAACATAGAAATG GAACTCTATGTTAAGAGTGTAAAGGTTGCCAAGATGATTTGTGGAATTAAGGGGAGGATTTTAAAGCAACTACAGAAGAACGTTGCATACAAGCTCAGCAAGATGTGGAATGAGGTGGTATTCCTCTTCATACACGTTAAACTGAGATGA
- a CDS encoding AP2-coincident C-terminal family protein — MSEIGHSGTRYSSRDKSKRVMMNSMAEAAGEYEYTTLKQQPIPEFGSNAEVSNRIDQSDGMVNQFSDNPNALYDETTFTGDTTSQAGLTEQTSWQSSGYISMSDEGLRQNGDIPHDHHDHHLMALHSQDGLGYVQPFDMSASMVGGYVPDTHELLHQKMLDVSQQDVLPSHSMQMPLETNVMPEPPRRMLSKGRKNKDEANELVRRAKLLPKVMGVRYDANHQYWVATWYQNRKRMDRYFSVGRFGFEEARLLAIDCRKTAGKSLQGKSYDRPSYSKEGKSRSYDSVEKHSDYYNSEDMNKKSKDFNRLNVSKVALNYILSDLCNNCLPTILENNHMPGELYIHCYNKISDHLQMIITASQSEEIEKYLHLFQLCIQNRVLPSALQVQEQRAMITTLCQM; from the coding sequence atgaGTGAAATAGGGCACTCAGGAACCCGTTATTCAAGTAGAGATAAATCAAAGAGAGTTATGATGAATTCCATGGCAGAAGCGGCAGGAGAATACGAATACACTACCCTAAAGCAACAACCGATTCCAGAATTTGGATCTAACGCTGAGGTTTCAAATCGCATTGACCAATCCGATGGTATGGTGAACCAATTTTCTGATAACCCAAACGCATTATACGATGAAACCACATTCACAGGAGATACCACTTCCCAAGCTGGTCTGACTGAGCAGACCTCATGGCAGTCATCTGGATACATCTCAATGTCAGATGAGGGCCTGAGGCAGAACGGAGACATACCACACGATCACCACGACCATCATCTTATGGCTCTTCACTCGCAAGATGGATTGGGTTATGTGCAACCCTTTGATATGTCTGCCAGCATGGTAGGCGGCTACGTCCCAGATACCCACGAGCTTCTCCATCAGAAAATGCTTGATGTCAGTCAACAAGACGTCCTTCCCTCTCACTCGATGCAAATGCCTCTTGAAACAAACGTGATGCCAGAACCTCCGAGAAGAATGCTTTCCAAAGGTAGGAAGAACAAAGATGAAGCCAACGAACTGGTCAGGAGAGCGAAGTTGCTGCCAAAGGTGATGGGCGTCAGATACGACGCAAACCACCAATACTGGGTAGCAACGTGGTACCAGAACCGAAAGAGAATGGACAGATATTTTTCAGTAGGAAGGTTCGGATTTGAGGAGGCGAGACTTCTTGCAATTGACTGCAGAAAGACAGCCGGAAAGAGTCTCCAAGGAAAGAGCTATGACAGACCCTCATACTCGAAGGAAGGAAAGTCGCGTTCCTACGATTCAGTGGAGAAACATTCTGACTACTACAACTCAGAAGACATGAACAAGAAGAGCAAGGACTTCAACCGCCTGAACGTGTCGAAGGTTGCCCTTAACTACATTCTATCTGACCTCTGCAACAACTGTCTTCCAACTATCCTTGAGAATAATCACATGCCAGGAGAGTTATACATTCACTGCTACAACAAGATCTCCGATCACCTTCAGATGATAATCACAGCCAGCCAATCTGAGGAGATTGAGAAGTATCTTCACCTCTTTCAGCTTTGTATTCAAAACAGGGTTCTACCAAGCGCCCTCCAGGTCCAAGAACAGCGCGCAATGATCACCACACTCTGCCAGATGTAA
- the PHO85 gene encoding Protein kinase domain protein gives MAKGNNCRYSDFKCDLSGETVSFPKIKQTVRIGEKLGCGAYGDVFRGYILSDDGDSTTKRMTFIENIKSPRESLFNDKDTHPQNSLMNLRHIETVTINSNPDPDASLDNPYNTARTVEPLETKHDTPTADYAIKYFKDDSIQLLDEGFTSGTIRELSIMKSVSGHPNIVKLVDIFVGEHEGITNKLNSQISDLIKSDSRISPKEFAFYPFKNTQIYVLGLYEFCRGGDLGRGIFRKFTKSSEGFSIPEVKWLSFQLLNGLAYLHNLKIEHRDLKPNNIMLDRDGPFPVLKIGDWGLGREFRSLHGTITPTACTMFYRPIEVILGSISILTSDPNNLKTTFSHNYGINVDMWSAACIIAEMITGRPLFHGNSDFQVLSRIVTILGRPTEAEWKNCSLSEHYPFNGSLYQFKISSKKENLRVALKGRMDDTGLDLLLSMLEYNPHKRISAQVALSHKWFSDIDFRRLDSTGVVNCIMDSMKGLLGPKIVDILEDRSRGILSTSLVSHFLHKNDPIRDKIIKAMENDYATVNSVIKSMGLPVILQNGDSNT, from the exons ATGGCGAAAGGCAACAACTGCCGGTACTCAGATTTTAAATGTGATTTGTCCGGTGAAACAGTGTCATTTCccaaaataaaacaaactGTCAGAATAGGAGAAAAACTAGGCTGCGGTGCATACGGAGACGTTTTTAGAGGCTATATTCTCTCTGATGACGGGGATTCCACCACTAAAAGGATGACTTTTATCGAAAATATAAAGTCACCAAGAGAAAGCTTATTTAATGACAAAGATACACATCCGCAAAATTCTTTAATGAACTTGAGGCATATCGAAACAGTGACAATAAACAGTAACCCTGACCCTGATGCGTCCTTGGATAACCCCTACAATACAGCGCGAACGGTAGAGCCACTTGAAACCAAACATGACACACCAACTGCTGACTATGCAATAAAATACTTCAAAGACGATAGCATTCAACTTCTGGACGAAGGATTCACCTCAGGAACAATTAGAGAACTTAGTATAATGAAA agtGTTTCCGGGCACCCAAACATAGTAAAATTGGTGGATATTTTCGTCG GTGAACACGAGGgaataactaataaattgaaTAGTCAAATAAgtgatttaattaaaagtGACTCCAGGATATCGCCTAAAGAGTTTGCGTTCTACCCGTTTAAAAACACCCAGATATATGTTTTGGGACTTTATGAGTTCTGTAGAG GAGGAGATTTGGGTAGAGGaatatttagaaaatttacaaagtCATCTGAAGGCTTCTCTATCCCAGAAGTTAAGTGGTTATCATTCCAGCTCCTTAACGGATTAGCATACTTACATAACTTGAAG ATTGAACACCGGGATTTGAAGCCAAATAACATTATGCTGGATAGAGATGGACCTTTTCCAGTACTAAAGATCGGAGATTGGGGACTTGGAAGGGAGTTTAGGTCGTTACACGGGACAATAACACCGACTGCCTGCACAATGTTTTACAGACCAATTGAAGTTATTTTGGGATCAATTTCTATACTAACATCGGATCCAAATAACTTAAAGACTACATTT TCACACAACTACGGGATCAATGTTGACATGTGGAGTGCGGCCTGTATAATTGCGGAAATGATTACAGGAAGACCACTGTTTCATGGTAACTCGGATTTCCAAGTATTATCCAGAATCGTAACAATCCTTGGCAGACCAACGGAGGCAGAATGGAAGAACTGCTCACT GTCTGAACACTATCCATTCAACGGAAGTCTGTACCAATTCAAGATTTCCAGTAAAAAGGAGAACCTAAGAGTGGCATTGAAGGGGAGAATGGATGACACAGGGCTTGATTTGCTCTTGAGTATGCTCGAGTATAACCCACACAAGAGGATTTCAGCACAAGTGGCACTATCCCACAAATGGTTCTCAGATATAGATTTCAGGAGGCTTGATTCAACTGGAGTAGTGAACTGTATAATGGACTCGATGAAAGGACTACTAGGGCCTAAAATAGTAGATATACTTGAGGATAGATCAAGAGGCATACTCTCCACGAGTCTGGTATCGCATTTTCTCCACAAAAATGACCCAATAAGGgacaaaataattaaagCAATGGAAAATGATTATGCAACTGTAAATTCCGTAATAAAATCAATGGGACTTCCAGTCATTTTACAGAACGGGGATTCCAACACCTAA
- a CDS encoding Trm112p-like family protein has product MRLLTHNMLMCNKSNCTKGYPLKIELNEEPDSYKVEAQPVNPEFIKKMLSRMDYKALYETAKSLGIDLPVNFVNEDLENENFINAVHHAIFNFHVLEGRLVCPSCSHNYKISKGIPDMLHTNATK; this is encoded by the exons atgaGATTACTCACTCATAATATGTTGATGTG cAACAAGAGTAATTGCACTAAAGGGTATCCTCTTAAAATTGAGCTAAATGAGGAGCCGGATTCCTATAAAGTTGAGGCGCAACCTGTGAACCCGGAATTTATAAAGAAGATGTTATCAAGGATGGATTACAAAGCATTATATGAGACCGCTAAATCG CTTGGAATCGACCTTCCAGTAAACTTTGTAAATGAAGATTTGGAAAACGAAAATTTCATAAACGCCGTACACCACGCTATTTTCAAT TTTCATGTTCTAGAAGGCAGGCTAGTTTGCCCCTCTTGCTCTCacaactataaaataagtaaag GAATTCCAGATATGCTCCACACCAATGCCACGAAATAA
- the PRPF38B gene encoding PRP38 family protein, with protein MSDLGVPPQPGQPSDQPDPGVNYNMQPAPINPLMNPVPLYPAQPGMIPQYNYPPYYNYQYYVTPELMYKYQQEQMLQNSLESVQRCHLHTKPELNCKFCRKFKSSVHEISKIAQKKSSSSKEDKANQIPMTNSVTYNMNDLLRSNILSSEYYKSLSVKNFYQVFDELVQFATHSEPYCSTATRAPSTIFCCLYRFLVLKLTEKQMNFLLENVKSPYARCCGFLYLRYVLPPDKLWNWFEPYFLDDELFTVSADGTRKITMGEYVESLLMEDKYYHTILPRLPVRVKNLFGAHLLEMSQHRNRRVKNLDFVDDFVEGAQVSVCSKGDWLDGEILSVKEGRQGYPLVTVHLEDGNDETVDIGYVVLKGKDYDRKDKHKSSRKKDRSRSRSRTRTRSRSSSSSYRRRRRRERSSSRESHPRDDTHDSKSKKEDLIREFKRREREKALAVGKDYGKRPSSYKSSLSSRFHSKKY; from the exons ATGAGTGATTTAGGTGTTCCCCCTCAACCAGGTCAACCTTCCGATCAACCTGACCCTggagtaaattataatatgCAACCTGCCCCTATTAACCCTCTAATGAATCCTGTTCCTCTATACCCAGCTCAACCTGGGATGATTCCTCAGTATAACTATCCTCCTTACTacaattatcaatattatgtGACTCCAG aattaatGTACAAATATCAACAAGAACAAATGTTGCAAAACAGCCTTGAAAGTGTCCAAAGGTGCCATTTACATA CAAAACCCGAGCTAAACTGCAAGTTTTGCAGGAAATTTAAGTCATCAGTACACGAAATAAGTAAGATCGCCCAAAAGAAATCGTCAAGCTCAAAGGAGGATAAAGCGAACCAGATCCCAAT gACCAATTCCGTTACATATAACATGAATGACTTGTTGAGAAGTAATATATTATCTTCAGAGTACTACAAATCACT GTCCGTGAAGAATTTTTACCAAGTCTTCGATGAGCTGGTTCAGTTTGCAACGCACTCTGAACCTTATTGTTCAACCGCAACAAGGGCGCCTTCAACAATATTCTGTTGTTTGTACAGATTCCTGGTGCTGAAATTGACAGAAAAACAG ATGAATTTTCTTCTGGAAAATGTCAAGTCTCCGTATGCCCGCTGTTGCGGATTTCTATACCTGAGATACGTTCTACCTCCGGACAAG CTTTGGAATTGGTTTGAGCCCTATTTTTTAGATGATGaattatttacagtatCAGCTGATGGGACCAGAAAGATAACCATGGGAGAATACGTGGAATCTCTTCTCATGGAGGATAAGTATTATCACACAA TTTTGCCAAGACTACCAgtaagagtaaaaaatttatttggAGCACACCTTTTAGAAATGTCACAGCACCGGAATCGAAGAGTTAAGAACTTAGATTTTGTAGACGACTTTGTCGAGGGAGCACAAGTATCAGTGTGTTCAAA ggGTGACTGGCTGGATGGAGAAATCCTGTCAGTGAAGGAAGGAAGACAAGGTTATCCATTAGTTACAGTCCACCTTGAGGATGGAAACGATGAAACTGTTGATATTGGTTATGTTGTTTTAAAAGGGAAGGACTACGATAGGAAAGATAAACACAAATCGTCGAGAAAAAAGGATAGATCAAGATCCAGGTCTAGAACTAGAACTCGTTCTAGAAGTTCTTCAAGTTCATATCGAAGGAGGAGACGCAGAGAAAGAAGCTCTTCACGGGAATCACACCCCAGGGATGATACTCACGATTCAAAGTCCAAGAAAGAGGATCTCATCAGGGAATTTAAGAGAAGGGAACGTGAAAAGGCTCTAGCAGTTGGAAAG GATTATGGCAAAAGGCCCAGTTCCTACAAGTCCTCACTATCCTCACGATTTCACtcaaaaaaatattaa
- a CDS encoding putative integral membrane protein, translated as MGDSVRITITGDEGIDPFAAERNLENLDFEAQRQLIVNLITSMTENVKERDKIKRDKTSHPLSHIKLSTKLESQVLAAYNYLDVLKNIYSKLVSNKKKRGKYTEHELNSFGETIKNLDENLLNLENMIRYRASAMTRKTRMDLNINSVPFDKSALTTEEQNYVTESIRRWNERDEGFDKQLQEIGEAVDRIGEVAIHIGARAQDQAKAAMEAVGDVENTTKGVSEVTSKIKRLLKRQRMVECYCRFVLVLIVLILSGVVIYLVMKRLKHK; from the exons ATGGGTGATTCGGTGCGTATAACCATAACTGGAGATGAGGGGATTGATCCATTCGCCGCTGAGAGAAATCTAGAAAATCTAGATTTTGAGGCTCAAAGGCAGTTGATAGTCAATCTTATTACTTCCATGACTGAAAATGTCAAGGAGagagataaaattaagcGAGACAAAACAA GCCATCCTCTTTCTCACATTAAACTTTCTACTAAACTCGAGTCTCAAGTTCTAGCAGCCTACAACTATTTGGACGTCCTAAAAAACATATATAGTAAACTAGTGAGCAACAAAAAGAAGCGTGGCAAATATACTGAACATGAACTTAATTCCTTCGGTGAAACTATAAAGAACTTGGACGAAAATCTCCTGAACCTAGAAAACATGATCAGATACAGGGCCAGCGCCATGACCAGGAAGACGAGGATGGATCTTAACATAAACTCTGTCCCCTTCGATAAAT ctGCTCTTACAACTGAGGAGCAAAACTATGTGACAGAGTCTATAAGGCGTTGGAACGAGCGGGATGAGGGTTTCGATAAACAGCTCCAGGAAATTGGAGAGGCAGTTGACAGAATAG GCGAAGTCGCCATTCATATCGGGGCCCGTGCCCAGGATCAGGCCAAAGCTGCCATGGAAGCAGTCGGGGATGTTGAAAACACCACGAAAGGTGTCTCTGAAGTTACAAGTAAGATCAAAAGGTTACTCAAGAGGCAGCGGATGGTCGAATGCTATTGCCGGTTCGTTCTTGTTTTAATCGTTCTGATACTATCTGGCGTTGTAATATACCTAGTCATGAAAAGGctaaaacataaataa
- the MED36B gene encoding putative mediator of RNA polymerase II transcription subunit 36b, with the protein MLGKKSFKGGNFKNNKQGSGNKFKGGRHAQGKPQKKQHGSSGSNKVVVVPHRFPGVYIAKGKSDALVTRNMVVGESIYGEKRIEVTNEDGEKIEYRMWNPFRSKLGATIIGGVANMPIGIGSKVLYLGAANGTTVSHVSDMVGPTGLVYAVEFSHRSARDLTNMAKRRPNIVPIVEDARQPQKYRMLVGMVDIIFADVAQPDQARIVAMNADHFLKPAGWYIIAIKANCVDSTASPEAVFAAEVDKLRKENCKPREQLTLEPYHRDHAVVIGQYRVKKKQAS; encoded by the exons atgcTAG GCAAGAAATCTTTCAAAGGAGGGAACTTTAAGAATAACAAGCAGGGATCAG GGAACAAATTTAAGGGAGGCCGTCATGCCCAGGGTAAACCTCAGAAGAAACAGCATGGTTCCTCTGGATCAAACAAAGTCGTTGTTGTTCCTCACCGCTTCCCCGGAGTTTATATAGCTAAGGGGAAATCTGATGCCCTGGTTACCAGGAATATGGTTGTCGGAGAATCCATTTACGGAGAGAAGAGAATTGAAGTGACT aaCGAAGATGGAGAAAAGATCGAATATAGAATGTGGAATCCTTTCCGTTCAAAGCTGGGAGCCACAATCATTGGTGGAGTCGCCAACATGCCAATAGGAATCGGCTCCAAAGTTCTATATCTCG gAGCTGCAAACGGAACAACAGTTTCACATGTTTCTGACATGGTTGGTCCCACTGGACTAGTTTACGCAGTTGAGTTTTCACACAGATCTGCTAGGGATTTGACTAACATG GCTAAAAGGAGACCTAACATTGTACCAATAGTTGAAGATGCAAGGCAACCACAGAAGTATAGGATGTTGGTTGGAATGGTGGACATAATATTCGCTGATGTTGCACAGCCGGATCAGGCAAGAATCGTTGCTATGAACGCAGATCACTTTTTAAAGCCAGCAGGATGGTACATTATTGCCATCAAAGCAAACTGCGTTGACTCCACCGCAAGTCCCGAGGCTGTTTTCGCAG CTGAGGTTGATAAACTACGTAAGGAAAACTGCAAACCAAGAGAGCAATTGACTCTAGAACCCTACCATAGAGATCATGCAGTAGTTATTGGACAATATCGAGTAAAAAAGAAACAAGCATCttga